The proteins below are encoded in one region of Buttiauxella gaviniae:
- a CDS encoding 4'-phosphopantetheinyl transferase family protein: MATHFARWTITPKYPFSSRLNDECHAHARQMPEHRRLRFLASRSLLAELLHMLYGIQQLPTIITTAAGRPHFADPSLMDFSIAYAGNKVGVLVTTEGRCGLDIEINQSFGNLPSIASGSAFRSNESIWINNQKNPGESKAQLRTLHQSAFKLTGCEESLQLLPGAGRIRVSDQSEIEAISDVEGLLIWGCVVSPGIEKLNLWEFESPQNWHSLWDVKSRYRDPNSSIIRLTSMSSEKALSPH; this comes from the coding sequence ATGGCAACGCATTTCGCAAGATGGACGATCACCCCAAAATACCCCTTTTCGAGCCGGCTAAATGACGAGTGTCACGCTCACGCCCGGCAAATGCCAGAGCATCGCCGTTTACGATTTTTAGCCTCGCGCAGTCTGCTGGCTGAGTTACTGCACATGTTGTACGGCATTCAACAACTGCCCACGATTATCACCACCGCAGCTGGACGACCGCACTTTGCCGACCCTTCTCTGATGGATTTCAGTATCGCGTATGCTGGAAATAAAGTCGGCGTGCTGGTCACAACCGAAGGCCGCTGCGGGCTGGATATCGAGATTAACCAATCTTTCGGCAACCTTCCTTCTATCGCTTCAGGGTCAGCGTTTCGCAGCAATGAATCCATCTGGATCAACAATCAAAAAAACCCAGGTGAATCCAAAGCTCAACTGCGCACGCTGCATCAAAGCGCGTTTAAATTGACGGGTTGCGAAGAAAGCTTACAGCTTCTGCCAGGGGCGGGCCGTATTCGCGTTAGCGATCAATCAGAAATTGAAGCAATCAGCGATGTTGAAGGGTTGTTGATATGGGGATGTGTGGTGTCACCTGGCATTGAAAAACTTAATTTGTGGGAGTTTGAAAGCCCACAAAACTGGCATAGTCTATGGGATGTAAAATCTCGCTATCGCGATCCCAACAGCAGCATCATTCGCTTAACCAGTATGTCGTCCGAAAAAGCGTTATCCCCACACTGA
- a CDS encoding NADPH-dependent FMN reductase encodes MSDTLKIVTLLGSLRHGSFNAMVARTLPKIAPAGLSIKALPSIKDIPLYDADMQQEEGFPSSVEAIAQQIRAADGVVIVTPEYNYSVPGGLKNAIDWLSRLPEQPLAGKPVLIQTSSMGAIGGARCQYHLRQILVFLDAMVMNKPEFMGGVIQNKVDTQTGEVVDQSTLDHLTGQLTAFGDYIQRVKS; translated from the coding sequence ATGTCCGACACGTTAAAGATAGTCACGTTATTAGGTAGCCTTCGCCATGGCTCATTCAACGCTATGGTTGCCCGCACTTTGCCAAAAATCGCACCGGCTGGCCTGAGCATCAAGGCGTTACCGTCGATTAAAGACATTCCCCTGTACGACGCCGATATGCAGCAAGAAGAGGGTTTCCCGTCCTCCGTTGAGGCTATTGCGCAGCAAATTCGTGCCGCTGATGGCGTAGTGATTGTCACACCGGAATATAACTACTCGGTACCTGGCGGCTTAAAGAACGCCATCGACTGGTTGTCTCGATTACCAGAGCAGCCGCTGGCGGGTAAACCGGTATTGATTCAAACCAGTTCGATGGGAGCGATTGGCGGGGCACGCTGTCAGTACCACCTGCGCCAGATTTTGGTCTTCCTCGACGCAATGGTGATGAATAAGCCTGAATTTATGGGCGGCGTGATTCAGAACAAAGTGGATACGCAGACGGGCGAAGTGGTGGATCAAAGTACGCTCGACCATCTGACCGGTCAACTGACCGCGTTTGGTGACTATATTCAGCGCGTTAAAAGCTAA
- a CDS encoding TetR/AcrR family transcriptional regulator: protein MARPKSEDKKLALLEAATIAIALAGIVASTAQIARAAGVAEGTLFRYFATKDELLNDLYLFLKQDLCQAMLANIDRTLNDPKEYTRYIWNSYIDWAISNPQAHRAIRQLSVSDKIGEATKEKVAELFPELHEICSQSILKAFQSGPYRAFSDAIFSSLAETTMEFASREPERAGDFKALGFETMWRALAN, encoded by the coding sequence GTGGCTCGTCCGAAGAGTGAAGATAAAAAATTAGCGTTACTGGAAGCGGCGACCATCGCCATTGCCCTGGCCGGGATCGTTGCGTCTACGGCGCAGATTGCTCGTGCTGCGGGTGTCGCTGAAGGGACTCTGTTTCGCTATTTTGCCACCAAGGATGAATTGCTCAACGACCTTTATCTATTTTTAAAACAAGACCTTTGCCAGGCGATGCTGGCTAATATCGACCGAACCCTGAACGATCCCAAAGAATATACGCGTTATATCTGGAACAGTTACATCGACTGGGCTATCAGCAATCCGCAGGCGCATCGCGCGATCCGCCAATTGTCCGTGAGCGACAAGATTGGCGAAGCGACGAAAGAGAAAGTGGCTGAGTTATTCCCGGAACTGCACGAGATCTGTTCGCAGTCGATATTAAAGGCTTTTCAGTCAGGCCCATACCGTGCATTTAGTGACGCGATTTTTTCTTCACTGGCAGAAACAACGATGGAGTTCGCCAGCCGCGAACCTGAACGTGCTGGCGATTTTAAGGCGTTAGGTTTTGAAACTATGTGGCGTGCATTAGCAAATTAG
- a CDS encoding MBL fold metallo-hydrolase, with product MKRLSLCTVIIMLIAAAASLPFVLNAGFGQAPQGEGLSLVERSPNYVDGLFRNQVPTLGYTGQKSKLAAWWGFLTTRTENARPQQPLPLVKTDLASLPLGQDTMVWLGHSSWYIQLAGKRILIDPVFSNYAAPFSFLNKAFPGDYPWKAESMPEIDLLIISHDHYDHLDYATIKALKPKIRQVITPLGVGSHLRYWGINSDIIHEKDWNQAVKISNELTVHVLPARHFSGRSLKSNQTLWASFMFVTDSQKIYYSGDTGYGPHFKAIGEQFGSVDVAIMENGQYDEDWSNIHMMPNETARAAVELNARAILPGHAGRFVLAKHTWDAPYKSLAQASEGKNFRLLTPKQGEPVWVNDSTQQFSAWWESTSAM from the coding sequence ATGAAACGTCTCTCCTTATGCACGGTAATAATTATGTTGATTGCAGCAGCAGCCAGTTTACCTTTCGTCCTGAATGCCGGGTTTGGTCAGGCTCCGCAAGGGGAAGGTCTAAGTTTAGTCGAACGCTCGCCAAACTATGTTGATGGGCTGTTCCGCAACCAGGTTCCCACGCTTGGCTATACCGGGCAGAAAAGTAAACTGGCGGCCTGGTGGGGGTTTTTAACCACACGCACTGAAAATGCACGCCCGCAGCAGCCATTGCCGTTGGTCAAAACCGATCTGGCTAGTTTGCCCCTGGGGCAGGACACAATGGTATGGCTCGGCCACTCCTCGTGGTATATCCAGCTCGCCGGAAAACGCATTCTGATTGATCCGGTATTCAGTAATTACGCCGCCCCCTTTTCGTTTCTGAATAAAGCCTTTCCAGGGGATTACCCATGGAAAGCGGAATCGATGCCTGAGATCGATCTGCTAATTATTTCCCACGACCATTACGATCATCTGGATTACGCCACCATAAAAGCGCTGAAACCCAAAATTCGCCAGGTGATCACACCGCTTGGGGTTGGTTCCCACCTGCGCTACTGGGGCATAAATAGCGACATCATTCATGAAAAGGACTGGAATCAGGCGGTAAAAATATCGAACGAGCTGACCGTTCACGTTTTACCTGCACGCCATTTTTCAGGCCGCAGCCTGAAAAGCAATCAGACGTTATGGGCGAGTTTTATGTTCGTAACGGATAGCCAGAAAATCTATTACAGCGGCGACACCGGCTACGGGCCTCATTTCAAAGCGATTGGCGAACAGTTTGGTTCGGTGGACGTAGCCATTATGGAAAACGGCCAGTACGACGAGGACTGGAGCAATATTCATATGATGCCGAATGAGACAGCTCGGGCAGCCGTTGAGCTTAATGCTCGCGCCATATTACCGGGCCATGCGGGTCGCTTTGTTCTGGCAAAACATACCTGGGATGCGCCGTACAAAAGCCTGGCGCAGGCCAGCGAAGGGAAAAACTTTCGTCTGTTAACGCCAAAACAGGGCGAGCCTGTTTGGGTAAATGACAGCACGCAGCAATTTAGCGCCTGGTGGGAATCCACCAGTGCCATGTAA
- a CDS encoding RamA family antibiotic efflux transcriptional regulator, translating to MTISAQVIDTIVQWIDDNLHQPLRIDDIADHAGYSKWHLQRLFMQYKGESLGKYIRDRKLLLAARDLRDTDNKVYDISLKYGFDSQQTFTRIFTRTFHQPPGRYRRENHT from the coding sequence ATGACAATTTCCGCTCAGGTTATCGACACGATTGTTCAGTGGATTGACGATAATTTGCATCAACCATTACGCATTGATGATATTGCCGATCATGCGGGTTATTCGAAGTGGCATTTACAGCGATTGTTTATGCAGTACAAAGGCGAGAGTCTGGGGAAGTATATTCGCGACCGAAAACTGCTGCTGGCGGCACGCGATCTGCGCGATACCGATAACAAGGTTTACGATATTAGCCTGAAGTATGGATTTGATTCGCAGCAGACGTTTACGCGGATCTTTACGCGAACGTTTCATCAGCCGCCGGGCAGGTATCGCCGGGAGAATCACACGTAG
- a CDS encoding NCS2 family permease, whose translation MSQPQSTPVANPGLLERVFKLREHGTTARTEVIAGLTTFLTMVYIVFVNPQILGAAGMDTQAVFVTTCLIAALGSILMGIFANLPVALAPAMGLNAFFAFVVVGAMGISWQVGMGAIFWGAMGLLLLTIFRVRYWMIANIPMSLRVGITSGIGLFIGMMGLKNAGIIVANKDTLVSIGNLTSHSVLLGALGFFIIAILASRNIHAAVLVSIVVTTLLGWMMGDVQYHGIVSAPPSVLSVVGQVDLAGSLNIGLAGVIFSFMLVNLFDSSGTLIGVTDKAGLADEKGKFPRMKQALYVDSVSSVAGAFIGTSSVTAYIESSSGVSVGGRTGLTAVIVGLLFLLVIFLSPLAGMVPAYAAAGALIYVGVLMTSSLSRVKWDDLTEAVPAFITAVMMPFSFSITEGIALGFISYCVMKLGTGRWREISPCVIVVALLFVLKIVFIDAH comes from the coding sequence ATGAGCCAACCACAATCTACTCCGGTCGCGAATCCGGGGCTGCTCGAGCGCGTGTTTAAACTGCGCGAACACGGCACCACGGCACGCACAGAAGTGATCGCAGGTCTTACGACCTTCCTGACGATGGTGTATATCGTCTTCGTCAACCCGCAGATCCTTGGCGCCGCGGGTATGGATACCCAGGCCGTTTTTGTCACCACCTGTTTGATTGCCGCATTAGGTAGCATCCTGATGGGTATTTTCGCTAACTTGCCAGTTGCGTTGGCTCCGGCAATGGGCCTGAACGCATTCTTCGCCTTTGTGGTTGTTGGGGCGATGGGCATTTCATGGCAAGTCGGTATGGGCGCCATTTTCTGGGGTGCCATGGGCCTGCTGCTGCTGACCATTTTCCGCGTGCGCTACTGGATGATTGCCAATATCCCGATGAGCCTGCGCGTGGGTATTACCAGCGGTATCGGTCTGTTCATCGGTATGATGGGCCTGAAAAACGCCGGGATTATCGTCGCCAATAAAGACACTCTGGTGAGCATCGGTAACCTGACATCGCACAGCGTGCTGTTGGGCGCCCTGGGCTTCTTCATCATCGCTATTCTGGCTTCACGTAATATTCATGCGGCTGTGCTGGTGTCCATTGTGGTGACCACGCTGCTCGGCTGGATGATGGGCGATGTGCAATACCACGGTATTGTTTCCGCGCCACCAAGCGTGCTTTCCGTTGTGGGCCAGGTTGATTTAGCCGGTTCGCTGAACATCGGGCTGGCAGGCGTTATCTTCTCCTTTATGCTGGTTAACCTGTTTGACTCATCCGGCACGCTGATTGGGGTGACAGATAAAGCGGGTCTGGCCGACGAAAAAGGTAAATTCCCACGCATGAAGCAGGCGCTGTACGTGGATAGCGTCTCTTCCGTTGCGGGTGCATTTATCGGCACTTCATCGGTTACCGCGTATATCGAAAGTTCTTCAGGCGTCTCTGTAGGTGGGCGTACAGGCCTGACTGCGGTTATCGTGGGTCTGCTGTTCCTGCTGGTTATCTTCCTGTCACCGCTGGCGGGCATGGTGCCGGCATATGCAGCCGCAGGCGCACTGATTTACGTTGGCGTGTTGATGACATCCAGCCTTTCGCGTGTGAAGTGGGACGACCTTACTGAAGCGGTTCCTGCGTTCATTACTGCGGTGATGATGCCATTTAGCTTCTCCATCACCGAAGGTATCGCGCTTGGCTTTATCTCTTATTGCGTGATGAAGTTGGGTACCGGCCGCTGGCGTGAAATCAGCCCATGCGTGATTGTTGTGGCGCTGCTGTTCGTGCTTAAAATCGTGTTTATCGACGCACACTAA
- the yieH gene encoding 6-phosphogluconate phosphatase: MSRIDAVFFDCDGTLVDSEVICSKAYVHMFAQYGIELALEEVHKTFKGIKLYEIIDTINTQHGVSLPKEELEPVYRAEVSRLFESELVEIEGAAALIAQIKVPMCIVSNGPVSKMQHSLGKTGMLNHFPDKLFSGYDIQTWKPDPAIMFHAADAMRVDVKNCVLVDDSMAGAQSGIAAGMEVFYFCADPHNKPIDHPKVTTFTDLADLPELWRARGWDITV; this comes from the coding sequence ATGTCCCGGATAGATGCGGTGTTCTTCGACTGCGATGGCACGCTGGTTGATAGTGAGGTGATTTGCTCCAAAGCCTACGTACATATGTTTGCGCAATACGGCATTGAACTTGCGCTTGAGGAGGTTCATAAGACCTTTAAGGGTATAAAGCTCTACGAGATTATCGACACCATCAATACCCAACACGGAGTGAGCCTGCCAAAAGAGGAGCTGGAACCTGTTTATCGCGCAGAGGTTTCCCGCTTGTTCGAAAGCGAACTGGTGGAAATAGAGGGTGCAGCAGCGCTCATTGCGCAAATCAAGGTGCCGATGTGTATCGTTTCCAACGGCCCGGTAAGCAAAATGCAGCACTCGCTGGGAAAAACCGGCATGCTCAACCATTTCCCGGACAAACTGTTTAGCGGCTACGATATTCAGACCTGGAAACCGGACCCGGCGATCATGTTTCATGCCGCAGATGCCATGCGCGTGGATGTGAAGAACTGCGTGCTGGTGGATGACTCGATGGCCGGTGCGCAATCCGGTATCGCCGCAGGAATGGAAGTTTTCTATTTTTGCGCCGACCCGCATAACAAGCCGATTGATCACCCGAAAGTGACGACGTTTACTGACTTAGCGGACTTGCCGGAACTGTGGCGTGCGCGCGGCTGGGATATTACTGTTTAA
- a CDS encoding LacI family DNA-binding transcriptional regulator, whose translation MEKMRKRRGTGRVTLQEVANFAGVGTMTVSRALRTPEQVSDKLREKIEQAVEELGYIPNRAAGALASGHSDTVAVLIPSLTDKSSSRFMQSLQQVLNKNEFQLLLGCHEHNQHKEAEILMTLLQSNPAALVVFGSQLAEKTYQILEKTNIPTINVVGSPFSQARITLETAFFEASHKLTEHLLDQGYKNIGFIGAHMDNRLQRQQLNGWHKAMLNRYQNSDQVITTPDAASLQFGRYALSEILLRQPELDAVICSHEEIALGIMFECQRRLLKIPGNIAVACLDGSDSCDQTHPTLTSVRVDYKKMGKDAGKLLIDLLNDERDDELDETRVEQFSYQIELRRST comes from the coding sequence ATGGAAAAGATGCGTAAGCGCCGTGGCACCGGACGAGTCACGCTACAAGAAGTCGCCAATTTTGCGGGTGTCGGAACCATGACAGTTTCCCGCGCATTAAGAACCCCGGAGCAGGTTTCTGACAAACTGCGTGAGAAGATAGAACAAGCGGTAGAAGAGTTGGGTTACATCCCCAATCGGGCTGCTGGCGCGCTGGCTTCCGGCCACAGTGATACGGTCGCCGTGCTGATACCTTCTTTGACCGACAAATCCAGCTCACGCTTTATGCAGTCGTTACAGCAAGTGCTGAACAAAAATGAGTTTCAGCTCCTGCTTGGCTGCCACGAACACAATCAGCATAAAGAAGCTGAAATCTTGATGACATTGCTGCAAAGCAACCCGGCTGCGCTGGTGGTTTTTGGCTCTCAACTGGCAGAAAAAACCTACCAAATTCTCGAAAAGACGAACATTCCCACCATTAACGTTGTCGGCTCACCATTTAGCCAGGCGCGGATTACGCTTGAGACGGCATTTTTTGAGGCGTCTCATAAACTGACCGAACACCTGTTGGATCAGGGCTATAAGAATATCGGTTTTATCGGCGCGCACATGGACAACCGCCTGCAACGGCAGCAGTTAAACGGCTGGCATAAAGCGATGCTCAATCGTTACCAGAATTCCGACCAGGTTATCACCACGCCAGATGCCGCCAGCCTGCAGTTCGGGCGTTATGCGTTATCTGAAATCTTACTGCGCCAGCCAGAACTGGATGCCGTGATTTGCAGCCACGAAGAGATTGCGCTGGGTATCATGTTTGAGTGCCAACGGCGCTTGCTGAAAATCCCTGGAAATATCGCGGTGGCTTGTCTCGACGGGTCAGATAGCTGCGATCAAACACACCCGACGCTAACGTCTGTCCGTGTCGATTATAAAAAAATGGGTAAAGATGCAGGTAAGTTGCTGATTGATCTATTGAATGACGAGCGGGATGATGAATTAGATGAAACGCGCGTTGAGCAATTCAGCTACCAGATTGAGTTACGTCGGAGCACCTGA
- a CDS encoding PTS sugar transporter subunit IIA yields the protein MLKKLLTAEVVQVVDQAKDWRDAVAISCRPLIENGSIEPRYVEAIYRSHEAIGPYYVVGPGIAMPHARPEEGANKLSLALTLITSGVNFDADENDPVKLLIVLAATDSTSHIEAISQLAQLFDNEQDIQAILQAKTTQDILSVIARY from the coding sequence ATGTTAAAAAAACTATTAACCGCAGAGGTTGTGCAGGTCGTCGATCAGGCTAAAGACTGGCGCGATGCCGTGGCGATTTCATGCCGTCCGCTGATTGAAAATGGTTCTATCGAGCCGCGTTATGTCGAGGCCATCTACCGCTCGCATGAAGCGATCGGCCCGTACTACGTAGTTGGCCCAGGTATTGCGATGCCCCATGCCCGCCCTGAAGAAGGTGCAAACAAACTCTCTCTGGCACTGACGCTTATCACTTCAGGCGTGAATTTCGATGCCGATGAAAACGATCCGGTGAAATTGTTGATTGTGTTAGCGGCAACCGACAGCACCAGCCACATTGAAGCGATCTCTCAGCTCGCCCAATTATTCGATAACGAACAAGACATTCAGGCCATTTTGCAGGCCAAAACAACGCAAGACATTTTGTCCGTCATTGCGCGCTATTAA
- a CDS encoding PTS sugar transporter subunit IIB — MKITVVCGNGLGTSLMMEMSIKNILKELAVPAEVDHVDLGSAKGTPSDIFVGTKDIAEQLVAQSVAGKIVALDNMIDKKAMKERLSVALTELGAL; from the coding sequence ATGAAAATTACAGTAGTTTGCGGTAACGGTTTAGGCACCAGTCTGATGATGGAAATGAGCATTAAAAACATTCTGAAAGAACTGGCTGTCCCTGCAGAAGTTGATCATGTCGATCTCGGTTCCGCCAAAGGCACGCCGAGCGATATTTTTGTTGGTACCAAAGACATTGCCGAGCAACTAGTCGCCCAGTCCGTCGCCGGGAAAATCGTCGCTCTGGACAACATGATCGACAAGAAAGCCATGAAAGAACGTCTGTCCGTGGCATTAACCGAATTAGGCGCACTTTAA
- a CDS encoding PTS ascorbate transporter subunit IIC, with protein MDFFRFLMSDVLSEPAVLVGLIALIGLIAQKKPVTECIKGTVKTIMGFVILGAGAGLVVSSLGDFANIFQHAFGIQGVVPNNEAIVSVAQKSFGKEMAMIMFFAMVINILIARFTPWKFIFLTGHHTLFMSMMVAVILATAGMTGVTLIAVGSLVVGVAMVFFPAIAHPYMKKVTGSDDVAIGHFSTLSYVLAGFIGSKFGNKEHSTEDMNVPKSLLFLRDTPVAISFTMSIIFLVTCLFAGADVVKELSGGKNWFMFSIMQSITFAAGVYIILQGVRMVIAEIVPAFKGISDKLVPNAKPALDCPVVFPYAPNAVLVGFLSSFAAGLIGMFALYLLNMTVIIPGVVPHFFVGAAAGVFGNATGGRRGAIFGAFAQGLLITFLPVFLLPVLGDIGFANTTFSDADFGALGILLGIIVR; from the coding sequence ATGGATTTCTTTCGTTTTTTGATGAGCGATGTGCTTTCCGAACCGGCAGTGCTGGTCGGTTTAATCGCCTTGATTGGCCTGATTGCGCAGAAAAAACCGGTCACCGAATGCATTAAAGGCACCGTCAAAACCATCATGGGTTTTGTGATTTTGGGGGCGGGTGCTGGTTTAGTGGTGTCATCCCTGGGTGACTTCGCCAACATCTTCCAACACGCTTTCGGTATTCAGGGCGTAGTGCCTAACAACGAAGCTATTGTTTCCGTCGCGCAGAAAAGCTTCGGTAAAGAGATGGCGATGATCATGTTCTTCGCTATGGTTATCAATATCTTGATTGCCCGTTTCACGCCGTGGAAATTTATCTTCCTGACCGGCCACCACACGTTGTTTATGTCGATGATGGTGGCGGTGATCCTGGCCACTGCGGGTATGACGGGCGTTACACTGATTGCCGTTGGCTCTTTGGTGGTTGGCGTGGCGATGGTCTTTTTCCCGGCCATTGCTCACCCTTACATGAAGAAAGTCACCGGCTCAGATGATGTCGCCATCGGCCACTTTTCGACATTGTCTTACGTATTAGCGGGTTTCATCGGCAGCAAGTTTGGGAATAAAGAACACTCGACTGAAGACATGAACGTGCCGAAAAGTCTGTTGTTCTTGCGCGATACACCGGTCGCCATCTCTTTTACCATGAGCATTATTTTCCTGGTGACCTGCCTTTTTGCAGGCGCGGATGTGGTGAAAGAGCTGAGCGGTGGTAAGAACTGGTTCATGTTCTCCATTATGCAATCCATCACTTTCGCCGCAGGCGTGTACATCATTCTGCAAGGTGTGCGCATGGTGATTGCGGAAATCGTTCCGGCATTTAAAGGCATTTCCGACAAACTGGTTCCGAATGCTAAGCCTGCGCTCGATTGCCCGGTCGTTTTCCCTTATGCGCCGAACGCGGTGCTGGTTGGTTTCCTGAGCAGTTTCGCCGCAGGCTTAATCGGCATGTTCGCGCTGTACCTGCTGAACATGACGGTCATTATTCCAGGCGTAGTACCGCACTTCTTCGTCGGCGCGGCGGCAGGGGTATTTGGTAACGCGACTGGTGGGCGTCGTGGAGCCATTTTTGGTGCCTTCGCTCAAGGCCTGCTGATTACCTTCCTACCAGTGTTCTTGCTGCCAGTGCTGGGTGATATCGGCTTCGCTAACACCACCTTCAGTGATGCAGACTTCGGTGCGCTGGGCATTCTGTTAGGGATTATCGTTCGCTAG
- a CDS encoding YlcI/YnfO family protein, producing the protein MATGYINNKSQQINARIPHDVVEEMDECLLDDETRAKFIIAAVRTEIKRRQKGKKASNTDE; encoded by the coding sequence ATGGCAACGGGCTATATCAATAATAAATCTCAACAAATCAACGCCCGTATTCCACATGATGTTGTTGAAGAGATGGATGAGTGCCTTCTGGATGATGAGACAAGAGCTAAGTTTATTATTGCCGCTGTTCGTACTGAGATTAAGCGCCGTCAAAAAGGAAAAAAGGCTTCAAACACCGATGAGTGA
- the phoU gene encoding phosphate signaling complex protein PhoU, translated as MDSLNLNKHISGQFNAELEYIRTQVMTMGGLVEQQLSDAITAMHNQDGELAKRVIEGDQKVNMMEVAIDEACVRIIAKRQPTASDLRLVMAIIKTISELERIGDVADKICRTALEKFSQQHQPLLVSLESLGRHTVQMLHDVLDAFARMDLDEAVRIYREDKKVDQEYEGIVRQLMTYMMEDSRTIPSVLTALFCARSIERIGDRCQNICEFIFYFVKGQDFRHVGGDELDKLLAGKDPKE; from the coding sequence ATGGATAGCCTCAATCTCAACAAACACATCTCCGGCCAGTTTAACGCCGAGCTGGAATATATCCGCACCCAGGTTATGACGATGGGTGGGCTGGTGGAGCAGCAGCTTTCTGATGCCATCACCGCCATGCACAATCAGGATGGCGAGCTGGCAAAGCGCGTTATTGAAGGCGACCAGAAAGTAAACATGATGGAAGTCGCGATCGACGAAGCCTGTGTGCGCATCATCGCGAAACGCCAGCCAACCGCCAGCGACCTGCGTCTGGTCATGGCGATCATCAAAACGATTTCTGAGCTGGAACGTATCGGTGACGTGGCGGATAAAATCTGCCGCACGGCGCTGGAGAAATTCTCCCAGCAGCACCAACCGCTGCTGGTTAGCCTGGAGTCATTAGGCCGCCATACCGTGCAAATGCTGCATGACGTGCTGGACGCATTCGCGCGCATGGATCTCGACGAAGCGGTGCGTATCTATCGCGAAGATAAGAAAGTTGACCAGGAATATGAAGGCATCGTGCGCCAGTTGATGACGTATATGATGGAAGACTCACGCACTATTCCCAGCGTGCTGACCGCGCTGTTCTGCGCGCGTTCTATCGAGCGTATCGGCGACCGCTGCCAGAATATCTGCGAGTTTATCTTCTACTTCGTTAAAGGGCAGGACTTCCGCCATGTCGGCGGCGACGAGCTGGATAAATTGCTGGCCGGGAAAGATCCGAAAGAGTGA
- the pstB gene encoding phosphate ABC transporter ATP-binding protein PstB: MSMVDTASGKIQVRDLNFYYGKFHALKNINLDIAKNQVTAFIGPSGCGKSTLLRTFNKMYSLYPEQRAEGEILLDGENILTQNQDIALLRAKVGMVFQKPTPFPMSIYDNIAFGVRLFEKLSRSDMDERVQWALTKAALWNETKDKLHQSGYSLSGGQQQRLCIARGIAIRPEVLLLDEPCSALDPISTGRIEELITELKQDYTVVIVTHNMQQAARCSDHTAFMYLGELIEFSETDTLFTTPAKKQTEDYITGRYG, translated from the coding sequence ATGAGTATGGTCGATACAGCCTCAGGCAAAATTCAGGTTCGCGATCTGAACTTCTACTACGGTAAGTTCCACGCCCTGAAAAACATCAATCTGGATATCGCTAAGAACCAGGTTACCGCATTCATTGGCCCGTCAGGCTGTGGCAAATCCACCCTGCTGCGCACCTTCAACAAAATGTACTCGCTCTACCCGGAGCAGCGCGCCGAAGGTGAAATTCTGCTGGATGGGGAAAATATTCTCACCCAGAACCAGGACATCGCCCTGCTGCGCGCCAAAGTCGGTATGGTATTCCAGAAGCCGACGCCATTCCCGATGTCGATTTATGACAACATCGCGTTCGGTGTGCGTCTGTTTGAAAAGCTGTCACGCAGCGACATGGACGAGCGTGTGCAGTGGGCTTTGACCAAAGCCGCATTGTGGAACGAAACCAAAGATAAATTACACCAGAGCGGATACAGTCTCTCCGGTGGCCAACAGCAGCGTCTGTGCATCGCGCGCGGCATTGCGATTCGCCCGGAAGTGTTGCTGCTTGATGAGCCGTGCTCAGCGCTTGATCCGATTTCTACCGGTCGTATCGAAGAGCTGATCACCGAGCTGAAACAGGATTACACCGTGGTTATCGTTACGCACAACATGCAGCAGGCGGCGCGTTGTTCAGATCACACCGCGTTTATGTACCTGGGCGAGCTGATTGAATTTAGCGAAACCGATACGCTGTTTACCACGCCTGCGAAAAAACAGACTGAAGATTACATTACTGGCCGCTACGGTTGA